A window from Mycolicibacterium tokaiense encodes these proteins:
- a CDS encoding glycosyltransferase: MRLAILGPSRNYVGAPFQGGQERFTADLARGLTRRGHHVELWAREGTDVTLADQVHLMPDLPPLSALTAADPDLPDPNFLYAQTFYVSAFLDLLRRRDIDAVLNESLHQLPLAMSSLLQVPMVTTLHTPPLAWMEMGAWLSGGSGHFVAVSDAVRRQWSGTVTSRVVHNGVDPDGFPLGPGGDGLAWAGRLTPEKGTDLAIRIAAEAGMELRIAGPISDPDWFDAVIAPQLGGSVTYLGALSGDELAALYGSSAATLVTPRWQEPFCLVAVESQMCGTPVVGFRRGGLPEVVSGVGGRLVATEGDDIGGLAQAIDWVVSTDRRAVAARARRDFSLTRMIADYEQLLFELGAYPAAPMAEPLRA; encoded by the coding sequence ATGCGTCTAGCGATTCTGGGGCCGTCGCGCAACTACGTCGGCGCGCCCTTCCAGGGTGGCCAGGAACGATTCACTGCAGACCTGGCCCGCGGGCTGACCCGGCGGGGACACCACGTGGAGTTGTGGGCCCGGGAGGGCACCGACGTGACGCTGGCCGACCAGGTGCACCTGATGCCCGACCTGCCGCCGCTGTCGGCCCTCACCGCGGCGGACCCGGACCTGCCGGACCCGAACTTCCTGTACGCCCAGACCTTCTACGTCTCGGCGTTTCTCGACCTGCTGCGACGCCGTGACATCGATGCCGTGCTCAACGAGAGCCTGCATCAGCTGCCGCTGGCCATGAGCTCGCTGCTGCAGGTGCCCATGGTGACCACCCTGCACACCCCTCCGCTGGCCTGGATGGAGATGGGTGCCTGGCTGTCCGGGGGCAGTGGGCACTTCGTTGCCGTCAGCGACGCCGTGCGCCGCCAGTGGAGCGGGACGGTGACCAGCCGGGTGGTGCACAACGGGGTGGACCCCGACGGGTTTCCTCTCGGCCCCGGCGGCGACGGACTGGCCTGGGCCGGGCGCCTGACCCCCGAGAAGGGCACCGACCTGGCGATCCGCATCGCCGCGGAGGCCGGGATGGAGTTGCGCATCGCCGGGCCCATCAGTGACCCGGACTGGTTCGACGCCGTCATCGCTCCCCAGCTCGGCGGGTCGGTGACCTACCTGGGGGCGCTGAGCGGCGACGAGTTGGCCGCGCTCTACGGCAGCAGTGCGGCCACCCTGGTGACCCCGCGGTGGCAGGAGCCGTTCTGCCTGGTCGCGGTGGAGTCGCAGATGTGCGGCACACCGGTGGTGGGTTTCCGGCGCGGAGGGTTGCCGGAGGTGGTCAGCGGCGTCGGCGGCCGTCTGGTGGCCACCGAGGGCGACGACATCGGCGGGCTGGCCCAGGCCATCGACTGGGTGGTCTCCACCGACCGCCGGGCCGTCGCCGCGCGGGCGCGCCGCGACTTTTCGCTGACGCGGATGATCGCGGACTACGAGCAGCTGCTCTTCGAGCTGGGCGCCTACCCGGCCGCACCGATGGCCGAACCGCTGCGGGCGTGA
- the rnhA gene encoding ribonuclease HI → MSTGDPVIIHTDGGCRPNPGPGGWGAVLRHRRHVREMCGGEPGETSNNRMELTAPIMALEALTRPVVVHLYTDSTYVRNGITKWVHGWERNGWMTAGRQPVKNVDLWQRLQQACRRHQVEWFWVKGHSGVGDNELADQLATRGLQQALSASI, encoded by the coding sequence GTGAGCACCGGCGACCCCGTGATCATCCACACCGACGGTGGCTGCCGCCCCAACCCGGGCCCCGGCGGTTGGGGTGCGGTGCTGCGCCACCGCCGGCACGTCCGGGAGATGTGCGGCGGCGAACCCGGGGAGACCAGCAACAACCGCATGGAACTGACCGCGCCCATCATGGCGCTGGAAGCGCTGACCAGACCCGTGGTGGTGCACCTTTACACAGACAGCACCTACGTGCGCAACGGCATCACCAAGTGGGTGCACGGCTGGGAACGCAACGGCTGGATGACGGCGGGTAGACAACCCGTCAAGAATGTCGACCTCTGGCAGCGGCTACAGCAGGCCTGCCGCCGCCACCAGGTGGAATGGTTCTGGGTCAAGGGCCACTCCGGCGTCGGCGACAACGAGTTGGCCGATCAGCTGGCCACCCGCGGACTCCAGCAGGCCTTGAGCGCCTCGATCTGA
- a CDS encoding DUF1206 domain-containing protein, whose amino-acid sequence MVDDSVADIVQNSAFERFARFGYVVSGLLHIAIGYLAIRVAQGGRGAVDQSGALAEVAAHRGGSVALWIAAFGFLAMALWRLAETALGRSTDPKSQRTLLEISDRAKAFGLAAIYAALAYSTFGFARGSGESASQQNSTLSARLMATGTGTVVVVLTGVVIVAVGAYHIYMGASRTFLDDLTNTSALVSHLGAVGYVTKGLAILGTGAVIVVAATRAEPYKVTGLDGALKTLAAQPFGPTLVIAAALGIIIYGLFSFAMARYTKM is encoded by the coding sequence ATGGTTGACGACTCCGTGGCTGACATCGTGCAGAACAGCGCGTTCGAGCGATTCGCCCGCTTCGGGTACGTGGTGAGCGGTCTGCTGCACATCGCCATCGGCTACCTGGCGATCCGGGTGGCCCAGGGCGGCCGGGGCGCCGTCGACCAGTCCGGTGCCTTGGCCGAGGTCGCCGCACACCGCGGCGGGAGCGTGGCCCTGTGGATCGCGGCCTTCGGCTTCCTGGCGATGGCACTGTGGCGGCTGGCCGAAACCGCGCTGGGTCGCTCCACCGACCCGAAATCGCAGCGCACGCTGCTGGAGATCTCCGACCGGGCCAAGGCCTTCGGCCTCGCGGCCATCTACGCAGCCCTGGCGTACTCCACCTTCGGCTTCGCCCGGGGTTCGGGAGAGTCTGCGAGCCAACAGAATTCGACGCTCAGCGCCCGGCTGATGGCCACCGGTACCGGCACCGTGGTGGTGGTCCTGACCGGTGTCGTCATCGTCGCCGTCGGCGCGTATCACATCTACATGGGCGCCAGCCGGACCTTCCTCGACGACCTGACCAACACCAGCGCGCTGGTGAGCCACCTGGGCGCGGTCGGGTACGTCACCAAGGGCCTGGCCATCCTCGGCACCGGCGCGGTGATCGTGGTGGCCGCCACCAGGGCCGAACCCTACAAGGTCACCGGGCTCGACGGCGCCCTGAAAACGCTTGCCGCGCAACCCTTCGGTCCGACGCTGGTGATCGCCGCGGCGTTGGGCATCATCATCTACGGTCTCTTCAGCTTCGCGATGGCCCGCTACACCAAGATGTGA
- a CDS encoding acetate--CoA ligase, giving the protein MAGYSELFQASITDPARFWAQAAEAVTWTKAPQQVLDDTHPPQYRWFPDGELNTCANALDRHVAAGRGDQPALIYDSPVTGAKRVYTYAELLDRTARFAGVLRGLGVGVGDRVVVYLPMIPEAVITMLACARLGAVHSVVFGGFAPHELAVRIDDARPDVIVTASCGVEPTRTVEYKPLVDAAIARAEHPPRHCVVVQRDHHRCELIEGRDLDYATMMATAEPVDPVPVPATAPLYVLYTSGTTGKPKGIVRDNGGHAVALLWTMRHIYDVAPGEVFWAASDVGWVVGHSYIVYAPLLLGATTVLYEGKPVGTPDPGAFWRVITEYGVSVLFTAPTAIRAIRKEDPTGAFVARYDRSALRYLFVAGERLDPDTLHWAAEKLAIPVIDHWWQTETGWPISANPMGVEQFPVKAGSSTLPMPGYDVRILDPNGRECPPGVEGDVCIRLPLPPGTLAGIWGDEARFQRSYLSEHPGFYLTGDGGFIDADGYLFVMGRIDDVINVAGHRMSTGAIEEVLATHPAVAECAVIGVPDEIKGQVPRGLVVLKAGASAESLPEELIASVRAEIGAVAAFRLVDVVPALPKTRSGKILRKTLRGIAAGRDEPVPSTIEDPSVLETLGPILRG; this is encoded by the coding sequence GTGGCCGGATACTCAGAGCTGTTCCAAGCCAGCATCACCGACCCCGCGCGCTTCTGGGCGCAGGCCGCCGAGGCGGTCACCTGGACCAAGGCGCCGCAGCAGGTCCTCGACGACACCCATCCGCCGCAGTACCGCTGGTTCCCCGACGGGGAGCTCAACACGTGCGCCAACGCCCTGGACCGCCACGTCGCCGCCGGCCGCGGTGATCAGCCCGCCCTGATCTACGACTCCCCGGTCACGGGCGCGAAGCGGGTCTACACCTATGCCGAATTGCTGGACCGGACAGCACGTTTCGCAGGCGTACTCCGCGGCCTGGGCGTCGGTGTGGGCGACCGCGTGGTGGTGTACCTACCTATGATCCCCGAGGCCGTCATCACCATGCTGGCGTGCGCTCGCCTGGGCGCGGTGCACTCGGTGGTGTTCGGCGGCTTCGCCCCGCACGAACTGGCGGTACGCATCGACGACGCCCGCCCCGACGTGATCGTGACGGCGTCCTGCGGTGTCGAGCCCACCCGCACCGTGGAATACAAGCCGCTGGTGGATGCGGCCATCGCCCGCGCCGAACACCCGCCGCGGCACTGCGTGGTGGTGCAGCGCGACCACCATCGCTGCGAGCTGATCGAGGGCCGCGACCTCGATTACGCCACCATGATGGCGACGGCCGAGCCCGTTGACCCGGTGCCGGTGCCCGCCACCGCGCCGCTGTACGTGCTCTACACCTCCGGCACCACCGGCAAGCCCAAGGGCATCGTCCGTGACAACGGCGGCCACGCCGTCGCCCTGCTGTGGACCATGCGCCACATCTACGACGTCGCTCCCGGCGAGGTCTTCTGGGCCGCCTCCGACGTCGGCTGGGTGGTGGGGCACTCCTACATCGTCTACGCGCCACTGCTTCTGGGCGCCACCACCGTGCTGTACGAGGGCAAGCCCGTCGGCACCCCCGACCCCGGGGCCTTCTGGCGGGTCATCACCGAATACGGCGTCTCCGTCCTGTTCACCGCGCCCACGGCCATCCGCGCCATCCGCAAGGAGGACCCCACCGGCGCGTTCGTCGCGCGGTATGACAGGTCCGCACTGAGATACCTGTTCGTGGCGGGTGAACGGCTGGATCCGGACACCCTGCACTGGGCCGCGGAGAAGCTCGCCATCCCGGTGATCGACCACTGGTGGCAGACCGAGACGGGCTGGCCCATCTCGGCCAATCCCATGGGCGTGGAACAGTTCCCGGTGAAGGCGGGCTCCTCGACACTGCCGATGCCCGGGTACGACGTGCGCATCCTCGATCCCAACGGCCGGGAATGCCCACCGGGAGTCGAAGGTGACGTGTGCATCCGGTTGCCGCTGCCGCCAGGCACCCTGGCCGGCATCTGGGGTGATGAGGCGCGTTTCCAGCGGTCCTACCTGAGCGAGCACCCCGGTTTTTACCTGACCGGCGACGGCGGCTTCATCGACGCCGACGGCTACCTGTTCGTGATGGGCCGCATCGACGACGTCATCAACGTTGCCGGGCACCGGATGTCGACGGGCGCGATCGAGGAGGTGCTGGCCACCCATCCCGCGGTGGCCGAGTGCGCGGTGATCGGCGTCCCCGATGAGATCAAGGGTCAGGTTCCGCGGGGGCTGGTGGTGCTCAAGGCCGGCGCCAGCGCCGAGAGTCTGCCCGAGGAGCTGATCGCCTCGGTACGCGCCGAGATCGGGGCCGTGGCCGCGTTCCGGCTGGTGGACGTGGTGCCTGCGCTGCCGAAGACGCGGTCGGGCAAGATCCTGCGGAAGACGTTGCGCGGCATCGCGGCCGGCCGTGACGAGCCGGTGCCGTCCACCATCGAGGACCCGTCGGTGCTGGAGACACTGGGACCGATCCTGCGAGGGTGA
- a CDS encoding ANTAR domain-containing protein, with translation MPDGDGPAVDEAGPPQMHVGWFRFFADDERWDWSPEAQPVDRERVTRLLDGQRTATQPFTARDRIVDERGEVHDVAVVGHPLSDDGKVVGTQGVYVHVAPADAIRQQSISAAVAEIAENRSAIEQAKGMLMLIYRLDADQAFDLLKWRSQETNTRLRNLAAQLTADVVAMDYGDTLPTRAQFDEILLTAHLRIPDTG, from the coding sequence ATGCCGGATGGTGATGGCCCCGCGGTTGATGAAGCCGGGCCACCGCAGATGCACGTGGGGTGGTTCCGCTTCTTCGCCGACGACGAGCGATGGGATTGGTCGCCGGAAGCTCAACCAGTGGACCGCGAACGAGTGACCCGACTACTGGACGGGCAGCGCACCGCCACGCAACCGTTCACCGCCCGAGACCGGATTGTCGACGAGCGCGGTGAGGTGCACGATGTCGCCGTCGTCGGACACCCTCTCTCCGACGACGGCAAGGTGGTGGGCACCCAGGGTGTCTACGTGCATGTCGCGCCGGCCGACGCGATCCGCCAGCAGAGCATCAGCGCTGCGGTGGCCGAGATCGCGGAGAATCGCTCGGCCATCGAGCAGGCCAAGGGCATGCTGATGCTGATCTACCGACTCGACGCCGACCAGGCGTTCGACCTGCTGAAGTGGCGCTCGCAGGAAACCAACACCCGGCTGCGGAATCTGGCCGCGCAGCTGACGGCTGATGTCGTCGCCATGGACTATGGCGACACCCTGCCCACGCGCGCCCAGTTCGACGAGATCCTGCTGACCGCGCATCTGCGTATCCCCGACACCGGGTAG
- a CDS encoding enoyl-CoA hydratase/isomerase family protein encodes MELDTLEPGIARVTLNRPEKLNAIDGALLDGVDAALDELESGAHRVAILTGAGRGFCAGADLSGTGAPWVKPAKAPFKTSYDGQVRLADQLTRLYELPIPVIAAVHGAAVGGGLAYALHCDIRIGSEAARFGSVFIKAGFSSLDMGTSYLLPKIVGAGVARELMLTGRIIDAAEALRIHLVHQVVPADELLEAALRKAREIAANNAYGVWQTKTGLNVALDASSLRHAKELENRTQILTGFTNNPAEAAMALREKRQPVWDDL; translated from the coding sequence GTGGAACTCGACACCCTCGAACCTGGTATTGCGCGTGTCACGCTCAATCGTCCCGAGAAGCTCAATGCCATCGATGGCGCGCTGCTGGACGGCGTGGACGCCGCGCTCGACGAGCTGGAGTCCGGCGCGCACCGGGTGGCTATCCTGACCGGCGCGGGCCGCGGTTTCTGCGCGGGAGCGGACCTGTCCGGCACCGGTGCGCCGTGGGTCAAACCGGCCAAGGCGCCGTTCAAGACCAGCTACGACGGTCAGGTACGGCTGGCCGACCAACTGACCCGGCTCTACGAACTCCCCATCCCGGTGATCGCCGCCGTGCACGGGGCGGCGGTGGGCGGAGGGCTGGCGTACGCGCTGCACTGCGACATCCGCATCGGCTCCGAGGCCGCCCGGTTCGGGTCGGTGTTCATCAAGGCGGGGTTCTCGTCCCTGGACATGGGCACCAGTTACCTGCTGCCGAAGATCGTGGGCGCGGGTGTGGCCCGCGAGCTGATGCTGACCGGGCGGATCATCGACGCCGCCGAGGCGCTGCGCATCCACCTGGTGCACCAGGTGGTACCGGCCGATGAGCTGCTGGAAGCCGCGCTGCGCAAGGCCCGGGAGATCGCCGCCAACAACGCCTACGGGGTGTGGCAGACCAAAACCGGACTCAACGTCGCCCTGGACGCCTCCAGCCTGCGGCACGCCAAGGAACTGGAGAACCGCACGCAGATCCTCACCGGGTTCACCAACAACCCGGCAGAGGCGGCCATGGCGCTGCGGGAGAAGCGCCAGCCCGTGTGGGACGACCTCTGA
- a CDS encoding helix-turn-helix transcriptional regulator produces the protein MDRAALADFLRRRREAIQPAEVGLPDGVRRRTTGLRREEVAQLTGMSVDYYGRLEQARSTQPSPQMLRALARALRLSDDETDHLHRLAGHAAPDRTGPSTHVRPALLFVLDQMRDGAAFVCSDTYQVLAQNELARLLMGDLVSGDTSFRSSLAWQWFTDPQARVGVPVDLHDEHSQITVADLRLAWARRRSDADMAELIDHLLTDSAEFARLWQRHEVAARRMQQKSFTTRIGPVTLDCEVLATEHNQTLVVLTPPAGSTALDDLRLLRVVGQQEVEQR, from the coding sequence ATGGACCGTGCCGCGCTGGCTGATTTCCTGCGCCGCCGCCGGGAGGCCATCCAGCCGGCGGAGGTGGGGCTGCCCGACGGGGTACGCCGCCGCACCACCGGGCTGCGCCGTGAGGAGGTGGCCCAGCTGACCGGCATGTCGGTGGACTACTACGGCCGGCTGGAGCAGGCGCGCAGCACGCAGCCGTCGCCGCAGATGCTGCGGGCCCTGGCCCGGGCACTGCGGCTGTCCGACGACGAGACCGACCATCTGCACCGGCTGGCCGGTCACGCGGCCCCTGACCGCACGGGGCCGTCCACCCACGTGCGCCCAGCGTTGCTGTTCGTGTTGGACCAGATGCGCGACGGAGCCGCCTTCGTCTGCTCGGACACCTATCAGGTACTGGCCCAGAACGAGCTGGCCCGACTGCTGATGGGTGACCTGGTGTCCGGGGACACGAGCTTCCGGTCCAGCCTGGCCTGGCAGTGGTTCACCGATCCGCAGGCCCGCGTCGGCGTTCCTGTCGACCTGCACGACGAGCACAGCCAGATCACCGTCGCCGACCTCCGCCTCGCCTGGGCGCGCCGGCGCTCCGACGCCGACATGGCGGAGTTGATCGACCACCTGCTGACCGACAGCGCCGAGTTCGCGCGGTTGTGGCAACGCCATGAGGTAGCGGCACGGCGGATGCAGCAGAAGTCGTTCACCACCCGGATCGGGCCCGTCACGCTGGATTGTGAGGTGCTGGCCACCGAACACAATCAGACGCTGGTGGTACTGACCCCGCCCGCCGGCTCGACGGCGCTGGACGACCTGCGCCTGCTGCGGGTGGTCGGTCAGCAGGAGGTGGAGCAGCGCTGA
- a CDS encoding aldo/keto reductase, with protein METKHLGTLTTSALGLGCMGMSGAYGVADRAESIATVRAALDAGITLLDTGDFYGMGHNEMLLAEALQGISRETYQLSVKFGGQVAPDGTFVGFDGRPAAVKTSLSYSLQRLGVDHVDVYRPARLDPAVPIEDTIGAIGELVDAGYVRHIGLSELGAENIRRAASVRPISDLQIEYSLATRGVEDTILPACRELGIGLTAYGVLSRGLIGGHWTKDSGGQGDFRAASPRFATENLDRNLALVEALRVVAEDLGVTVAQAAFAWVASRGGDVVPLIGAKTRERLSEALGAADVVLTDAQLADIEKAVPADQVAGARYPAAHMAALDSER; from the coding sequence ATGGAAACCAAACACCTGGGGACACTGACCACCTCGGCGCTGGGGCTGGGCTGCATGGGCATGTCCGGTGCCTACGGCGTCGCCGACCGCGCCGAGAGCATCGCCACCGTGCGCGCTGCGCTGGACGCCGGCATCACGTTGCTGGACACCGGCGACTTCTACGGCATGGGGCACAACGAGATGCTGTTGGCCGAAGCGCTGCAAGGGATTTCGCGGGAGACCTATCAGCTGAGCGTCAAATTCGGCGGGCAGGTGGCGCCGGACGGGACGTTTGTCGGTTTCGACGGACGTCCGGCAGCGGTGAAGACCTCGCTGTCGTACTCGTTGCAGCGACTCGGTGTCGACCACGTCGACGTCTACCGGCCCGCCCGGCTCGACCCGGCGGTACCCATCGAGGACACCATCGGCGCCATCGGAGAACTGGTCGATGCCGGCTACGTCCGGCACATCGGCCTCTCGGAGCTGGGCGCGGAGAACATTCGTCGGGCCGCATCCGTGCGTCCGATCTCCGACCTGCAGATCGAGTACTCACTGGCGACGCGGGGCGTGGAGGACACGATCCTGCCGGCCTGCCGCGAACTCGGCATCGGCCTCACCGCCTACGGCGTGCTGTCCCGCGGCCTGATCGGCGGACACTGGACCAAAGACAGTGGCGGACAGGGCGATTTCCGCGCCGCCTCGCCACGGTTCGCCACGGAGAACCTGGACCGCAACCTCGCTCTGGTGGAGGCGCTGCGCGTGGTGGCCGAGGACCTGGGTGTCACGGTGGCGCAAGCGGCATTCGCGTGGGTGGCCAGCCGCGGTGGTGACGTGGTGCCGCTGATCGGCGCCAAGACGCGCGAGCGGCTCTCGGAAGCGCTGGGCGCGGCGGACGTGGTGCTGACCGACGCGCAGCTCGCCGACATCGAGAAGGCCGTGCCCGCCGACCAGGTGGCCGGCGCGCGCTACCCGGCGGCGCACATGGCGGCTCTGGATTCCGAGCGTTAG
- a CDS encoding LLM class flavin-dependent oxidoreductase, producing MRFTYAEAMTDPSYYIPLAKAADAAGYHAMTIPDSIAYPFESDSKYPYTEDGNREFLDGKPFIESFALIGALSAVTTNLHFNIFVLKLPIRPPALVAKQAGSLAALFDNRLGLGVGTSPWPEDYDIMGVPFARRGKRMDECIDVIRGLTSGDYFEYHGEFYDIPKTKMTPAPTKPVPILVGGHADAALRRAARNDGWMHGGGDPEDLDPLLAKLAKFRDEEERVGQAEEFEIHVISIDGFTLDGIKRLEDKGVTDVIVGFRIPYIKGEDTEPLDAKIRNLEWFAENVIAKANP from the coding sequence ATGCGTTTCACCTATGCCGAGGCCATGACCGACCCGAGCTACTACATCCCGTTGGCCAAGGCGGCCGACGCAGCCGGGTACCACGCGATGACGATCCCGGACAGCATCGCCTACCCGTTCGAATCGGACTCGAAGTATCCCTACACCGAGGACGGCAACCGCGAGTTCCTCGACGGCAAGCCGTTCATCGAGTCGTTCGCGTTGATCGGTGCATTGTCGGCGGTGACCACGAACCTGCACTTCAACATCTTCGTGTTGAAGCTGCCCATCCGGCCTCCGGCGTTGGTGGCCAAGCAGGCCGGCTCCCTGGCAGCGTTGTTCGACAACCGCCTGGGCCTCGGTGTCGGCACCAGTCCGTGGCCCGAGGACTACGACATCATGGGTGTCCCGTTCGCCCGGCGCGGCAAACGGATGGACGAGTGCATCGACGTCATCCGCGGGCTGACCTCCGGTGACTACTTCGAATACCACGGCGAGTTCTACGACATCCCGAAGACGAAGATGACGCCCGCACCCACCAAGCCGGTGCCCATTCTGGTGGGCGGGCACGCCGACGCCGCCCTGCGCCGCGCCGCGCGCAACGACGGCTGGATGCACGGCGGCGGCGATCCCGAAGACCTCGACCCGCTGCTGGCCAAGCTCGCCAAGTTCCGCGACGAGGAGGAGCGCGTCGGGCAGGCCGAGGAGTTCGAGATCCACGTCATCTCGATCGACGGGTTCACCCTCGACGGCATCAAGCGCCTCGAGGACAAGGGTGTCACCGACGTCATCGTCGGTTTCCGCATCCCCTACATCAAGGGCGAGGACACCGAACCGCTGGACGCCAAGATCCGCAACCTGGAGTGGTTCGCCGAGAACGTCATCGCCAAGGCCAATCCCTGA
- the cobF gene encoding precorrin-6A synthase (deacetylating) — MFGPVRTIHVIGIGSGDPEHVTAQAVTALNATEVFFAMDKGAAKSDLVALRREVCRRFIRTPDYRFVELADPPRARDGDYLQAVSEWHEARADVWAHAIETELAADGVGAFLAWGDPSLYDSTLRILELVGTRVEFRYDVIPGITAVQTLTARHRIPLNDVGEPVLITTGRQLRSAGLTGDAVVMLDADCSFTECPPATRIWWGAYLGTPEELLVSGTVGEVGAQIVELRAQARARHGWIMDTYLLRP, encoded by the coding sequence ATGTTCGGACCTGTGCGGACCATCCACGTCATCGGCATCGGATCGGGCGACCCCGAGCACGTCACGGCGCAGGCGGTGACAGCCCTGAATGCCACCGAGGTGTTCTTCGCGATGGACAAGGGAGCTGCCAAGAGTGACCTGGTGGCGCTGCGGCGGGAGGTCTGCCGCCGGTTCATCCGCACGCCGGATTACCGCTTCGTCGAACTCGCCGACCCGCCGCGCGCTCGTGACGGGGACTACCTGCAGGCGGTCTCCGAGTGGCACGAGGCCCGCGCCGACGTGTGGGCGCACGCCATCGAGACCGAACTCGCTGCCGACGGCGTGGGCGCCTTCCTGGCGTGGGGGGACCCGTCGCTGTACGACAGCACGCTGCGCATCCTGGAGCTGGTCGGGACGCGGGTGGAGTTCCGCTACGACGTCATCCCGGGGATCACCGCGGTGCAGACGCTCACCGCCCGGCACCGCATCCCGCTCAACGACGTCGGCGAGCCGGTGCTGATCACCACCGGCAGGCAGCTGCGCAGCGCCGGGCTGACCGGCGATGCGGTGGTGATGCTCGATGCCGACTGCTCGTTCACCGAATGCCCACCGGCAACGCGGATCTGGTGGGGGGCCTACCTCGGCACGCCCGAGGAGCTGCTGGTCTCCGGCACCGTCGGGGAGGTCGGTGCGCAGATCGTCGAGCTGCGTGCGCAGGCCCGGGCTCGGCACGGCTGGATCATGGACACCTATCTGCTGCGGCCCTGA
- a CDS encoding YihY/virulence factor BrkB family protein, which produces MRRRLAAVESGLRRRGRRLLARSPQPVAQLWRLAVRTARRAGEHRVPGLAAEAALFTVISLPALLLALIGALGFIAGILGPEGSRQLRRLVFDAPESALSARTYASYEPVARAVLEQTHGSVVSVGIVVAVWTGSRAINRYLETITIAYGVPPRRGWRRRLLALTVTAAGLLGAVALLPPMVIGPRLIRWMTPEAVAETTLALLDRLFWPAVVVILVGVLTTLYHLGVPWRTPWRRDVPGAVLAMAVFLLAAAALRVYLDFNADDEVFRLLAAPIAVVLWLYLAALAVLLGAELNATIEQIWPTSSGPPVDQGRSR; this is translated from the coding sequence TTGAGGCGCCGCCTCGCCGCGGTGGAGTCGGGCCTGCGTCGTAGGGGCCGGCGACTGCTGGCTCGCTCACCGCAGCCGGTCGCCCAGTTGTGGCGGCTTGCCGTCCGCACGGCACGGCGGGCCGGCGAACACCGTGTCCCCGGCCTGGCCGCAGAAGCCGCGCTGTTCACGGTCATCTCGTTACCGGCGCTGCTGTTGGCGCTCATCGGGGCGCTGGGCTTCATCGCCGGGATTCTGGGGCCCGAAGGCTCTCGCCAATTACGCCGCCTGGTGTTCGACGCACCCGAATCGGCGCTGTCGGCACGCACCTACGCGTCGTACGAACCGGTGGCCCGGGCCGTCCTGGAACAGACCCACGGGAGTGTGGTCTCGGTGGGCATCGTGGTGGCCGTCTGGACCGGATCTCGGGCCATCAACCGCTATCTGGAGACCATCACGATCGCCTACGGAGTTCCACCCCGGCGAGGCTGGCGGCGTAGGTTGCTGGCGCTGACGGTGACTGCCGCCGGCCTGCTCGGGGCCGTCGCGCTGCTGCCGCCGATGGTGATCGGCCCCCGGTTGATCCGGTGGATGACGCCCGAGGCCGTGGCAGAGACCACCCTGGCACTACTGGATCGTCTCTTCTGGCCGGCCGTGGTGGTGATCCTGGTCGGGGTCCTGACCACGCTGTACCACCTGGGCGTGCCCTGGCGGACGCCCTGGCGTCGCGACGTCCCCGGGGCTGTTCTCGCCATGGCGGTGTTCCTGCTGGCCGCCGCGGCACTGCGGGTCTATCTGGATTTCAACGCGGACGACGAGGTGTTCCGGCTGCTGGCCGCGCCGATCGCTGTGGTCCTGTGGCTCTACCTGGCAGCATTGGCGGTGTTGCTCGGAGCCGAGCTCAACGCGACCATCGAACAGATCTGGCCGACGAGTTCGGGGCCGCCCGTCGATCAGGGCCGCAGCAGATAG
- a CDS encoding chorismate mutase has translation MRTSLIALPLAAAALLAAAPVATAEPSPLYTLVDTVTQRLQTAENVAAFKWVNGGPINDPPRVAVVLDTVAADATAQQVDAMYVRAVFQDQIDANEGIQYTRFGQWKLDPAVAPVTAPDLSVSRDAINAFNKTIVNEISLHRDTLLGPACRQALGSAEQAVIHDRALDPMYAQALTTATESYCS, from the coding sequence GTGCGTACTTCTCTGATCGCCTTACCGCTGGCCGCAGCGGCCCTCCTGGCCGCAGCCCCGGTGGCCACCGCCGAGCCCAGCCCGCTGTACACCCTGGTCGACACCGTGACCCAGCGGTTGCAGACCGCCGAGAACGTAGCCGCCTTCAAGTGGGTCAACGGCGGGCCCATCAACGATCCGCCCCGGGTGGCGGTGGTGCTGGACACCGTGGCCGCCGATGCCACCGCCCAGCAGGTCGACGCGATGTACGTGCGGGCGGTGTTCCAGGACCAGATCGACGCCAACGAAGGCATCCAGTACACGCGGTTCGGGCAGTGGAAGCTGGATCCGGCGGTCGCCCCGGTGACTGCGCCGGATCTGTCCGTATCGCGCGACGCCATCAATGCTTTCAACAAGACCATCGTCAATGAGATCTCGCTGCACCGGGATACGTTGCTGGGCCCGGCCTGCCGGCAAGCACTGGGCAGCGCCGAACAGGCGGTGATCCACGACCGCGCCCTGGACCCGATGTACGCCCAAGCCCTGACGACGGCCACCGAGTCCTACTGCTCTTGA